The following are encoded in a window of Ranitomeya variabilis isolate aRanVar5 chromosome 6, aRanVar5.hap1, whole genome shotgun sequence genomic DNA:
- the LOC143782239 gene encoding uncharacterized protein LOC143782239: protein MFLQLEGVKSGRICLKSLSSADSRSKCKNLLGQFHHSGICEPSGWYKVRKSNDHSCRHLPAGRDSSNIPNSPAHQRCREHQGRLPQPKRVTSRGMDLKQIHIQYDNRIMGDTTNRPICHKRQPASKKVRFPERHGSPRYVGLSPPSLEVPAGIRLSSDVSDSTSDQKNQEGTSKSDPHCTILAEKTMVLLSPDHVPMRSMDSPIRQETAVPRPLFPPASERSSLDGVEFERQLLRSRGFSAELVNTLLLSRKRSTTLIYSRVWNKFLDFYMVPFTKQVPVTPILEFLQKGRELGLSVNTLRVQVSALGALYGCNIAANRWISRFIKSCERSKPVHIPRLPPWDLNLVLEALTSSPFEPLDSIPLKVLTYKVALLVALTSARRVSDIQALSVDPPYLLIFHDRIVLKPDPSYLPKVASTYHRSQEIFLPSFFDSPVTPEQHKFHTLDVRRAILTYIERCQTWRGSRALFISFQGHKKGHGVTRATISRWIRDAICLAYTSKGEIPPVGIKAHSTRAMASSWAEQADVPIHLI from the exons atgttcctccaattggaaggagttaaaagcggtagaatatgccttaaatcactttcttccgcagattcaaggagcaaatgtaagaatttactcggacaattccaccacagtggcatatgtgaaccgtcagggtggtacaaggtcaggaagtctaatgaccatagctgcagacatcttccagctggcagagactcatctaacatccctaacagccctgcacatcagaggtgtagagaacatcagggcagactacctcagccgaaacgagttacgtcaaggggaatggaccttaaacagatccatattcagtatgataacagaatcatgggggataccacaaatcgacctatttgccacaagagacaaccggcaagtaagaaggttcgcttccctgaacgccatggatcacccagatatgttggactctctccaccatccttggaggttccagctggcatacgcctttcctccgatgtctctgattccactagtgatcagaaaaatcaggagggaacaagcaagagtgatcctcattgcaccattctggccgaaaagaccatggttctcttgtctccagaccatgtgcctatgcgatccatggattctcccatcagacaagaaactgctgtcccaaggcccctttttccacccgcaagtgaaaggtcttcacttgacggcgtggaatttgagaggcaactactaagatcaagagggttctcagcagaactagtaaacaccctcttattgagcaggaaaagatctaccaccctgatatatagtagggtatggaataaattcttagacttttacatggtaccgttcactaagcaagttccagtcacacctattctagagttcttgcaaaaaggccgagagttggggttatctgtaaataccttaagagttcaggtctcggcattaggagccctatatggatgcaatatagcagctaataggtggatctccagattcataaaatcttgtgaacgtagtaaaccggttcatatcccccgtctacctccgtgggatttaaatctagtgctagaggccttaaccagctccccatttgagccactagattcaatacctttaaaagtcctgacatataaagtagccctcttggtagccctaacctcagctagacgggttagcgacatccaggccctatcagtagacccaccctacttactgatattccatgatcggatagtcctaaaaccagacccctcatacctccctaaggtagcgtccacctaccacaggtcccaagagatatttctcccttccttttttgattcacctgtaactccagaacagcataaattccacaccttagatgtcagaagagccatcctgacctatatagaaaggtgtcagacatggagggggagtagggctctgtttatctcctttcagggccacaagaaaggacatggggtcacgagagctaccatatctcgatggatcagagatgctatctgcttggcctatacgtcaaaaggcgagattcctccagtgggtattaaagcgcactcaacacgagccatggcttcctcctgggcggaacaagcggatgtaccgatccatttaatat ga